Proteins encoded by one window of Cucurbita pepo subsp. pepo cultivar mu-cu-16 chromosome LG14, ASM280686v2, whole genome shotgun sequence:
- the LOC111810214 gene encoding subtilisin-like protease SBT1.3, which yields MAHTPLKWLCLLLVFDCLLLSSAQFMKTYVVQMDRSAMPDSFSDHLQWYSTVLTSVVVNPEREGNGGGEQRIIYSYQNVFHGVAARLSEEEAERLEEEDGVLAIFPETKYELHTTRSPRFLGLEPADSNSAWSQQIADHDVIVGVLDTGIWPESESFNDAGMSPVPAHWKGECETGRDFSKQNCNRKIVGARMFYHGYEAATGKFNEHLEYKSPRDQDGHGTHTAATVAGSPTAGANLLGYAYGTARGMAPGARIAAYKVCWAGGCFSSDILSAVDRAVADGVNVLSISLGGGVSSYYRDSLSVAAFGAMEMGVFVSCSAGNAGPDPVSLTNVSPWITTVGASTMDRDFPAIVKLGNGRTVTGVSLYKGRITIPENKQFPVVYMGSNSSNPDPSSLCLEGTLDPHFVAGKIVICDRGISPRVQKGVVVKNAGGVGMILANTAANGEELVADCHLVPAVAVGEREGKAIKVYALTNRKPTATLGFLGTRLGVRPSPVVAAFSSRGPNFLTLEILKPDLVAPGVNILAAWTGKTGPSSLTTDTRRVKFNILSGTSMSCPHVSGVAALIKSKHPDWSPSAIKSALMTTAYVHDNTYKPLKDSSGASPSSPYDHGAGHINPRKALDPGLVYEIQPQDYFEFLCTQDLTPSQLKVFSKYSNRSCHHLLPNPGDLNYPAISAVFPEKTSVTSLTLHRTVTNVGPATSSYHAAVTPFNGAAVKVEPESLNFTRRYQKLSYKITFLTKKRQSMPEFGGLIWKDGTHSVRSPIVITWLSFV from the coding sequence ATGGCTCACACTCCTCTGAAATGGCTGTGTTTGCTGCTGGTTTTTGACTGTTTGCTTCTTTCAAGCGCTCAGTTTATGAAAACTTATGTTGTTCAAATGGATAGGTCTGCAATGCCGGACTCATTTTCGGATCATCTTCAGTGGTACTCCACAGTGCTTACCAGTGTGGTCGTTAATCCTGAGAGAGAAGGCAATGGGGGAGGTGAACAGAGGATCATTTATAGTTACCAGAATGTTTTCCATGGAGTTGCAGCTCGATTGAGTGAAGAAGAGGCAGAGCGGCTCGAGGAAGAAGATGGGGTCTTGGCCATTTTTCCAGAGACCAAGTACGAGCTTCACACCACCAGAAGCCCCAGATTTCTTGGGCTTGAACCAGCTGACAGCAATAGCGCTTGGTCTCAGCAAATTGCAGACCATGACGTGATTGTTGGAGTTTTGGACACTGGGATTTGGCCGGAGAGTGAGAGCTTCAACGATGCCGGGATGTCGCCGGTGCCGGCGCATTGGAAAGGGGAATGCGAAACAGGGCGAGACTTCTCGAAACAGAATTGTAACAGAAAGATCGTTGGAGCTAGAATGTTCTACCATGGGTATGAAGCTGCAACTGGGAAATTTAACGAACATTTGGAGTATAAATCTCCAAGGGATCAAGATGGGCATGGAACTCACACGGCAGCCACCGTCGCCGGCTCTCCGACAGCCGGCGCGAACCTCCTCGGTTATGCGTATGGGACGGCTAGAGGAATGGCGCCCGGTGCTAGAATAGCGGCTTACAAAGTCTGTTGGGCCGGCGGCTGCTTTAGCTCCGACATTTTGTCGGCTGTCGACAGAGCTGTGGCCGATGGAGTAAATGTTCTGTCCATCTCTTTGGGAGGTGGGGTCTCTTCTTACTATCGCGATAGCCTCTCCGTTGCAGCATTTGGGGCAATGGAGATGGGCGTGTTTGTGTCCTGTTCGGCCGGAAATGCAGGGCCGGACCCTGTCAGTCTCACAAACGTATCGCCATGGATAACCACTGTCGGTGCCAGCACAATGGACAGAGATTTCCCGGCCATTGTCAAGCTCGGCAATGGCAGAACAGTCACCGGCGTTTCACTTTACAAAGGAAGAATCACAATCCcagaaaacaaacaattcCCAGTTGTATACATGGGGAGTAACTCAAGCAACCCGGATCCGAGCTCGCTGTGTTTAGAAGGAACATTAGATCCCCATTTCGTGGCCGGAAAAATCGTGATATGCGATCGTGGAATTAGCCCACGGGTTCAGAAGGGTGTGGTGGTGAAGAATGCAGGTGGGGTTGGGATGATTCTGGCGAACACGGCGGCGAATGGGGAAGAACTTGTTGCCGATTGCCATTTGGTACCTGCCGTCGCCGTCGGTGAAAGAGAAGGTAAAGCAATTAAGGTGTACGCATTGACGAATCGAAAACCGACGGCGACTTTAGGATTTTTAGGGACAAGATTGGGGGTAAGACCCTCGCCGGTGGTGGCGGCGTTTTCATCCAGAGGACCCAATTTCCTCACACTAGAGATCCTCAAGCCCGATCTGGTGGCCCCTGGCGTTAACATCCTCGCCGCTTGGACGGGAAAAACAGGGCCGTCGAGTTTGACGACGGATACAAGAAGAGTTAAATTCAACATTCTGTCAGGAACCTCAATGTCTTGCCCACACGTCAGTGGCGTAGCAGCCCTGATCAAATCAAAGCATCCCGATTGGAGCCCGTCGGCAATCAAATCGGCACTGATGACCACCGCTTACGTCCACGACAACACCTATAAGCCTCTCAAAGACTCCTCCGGCGCATCACCGTCGAGTCCGTACGACCACGGCGCCGGCCACATAAACCCAAGAAAAGCCCTCGATCCTGGCTTGGTTTACGAAATTCAGCCGCAAGATTACTTCGAATTCCTCTGTACGCAGGATTTAACCCCTTCACAGCTCAAagtattctccaaatattcaAACAGATCTTGTCATCACCTTCTCCCCAACCCTGGAGACTTAAATTATCCGGCCATCTCTGCCGTTTTCCCCGAAAAAACCTCCGTCACTTCCTTGACCCTTCACAGAACCGTCACCAACGTCGGCCCTGCAACCTCCAGCTACCATGCCGCGGTGACTCCGTTCAACGGCGCCGCCGTGAAAGTTGAGCCGGAGAGTCTGAACTTCACAAGGAGATATCAGAAGCTTTCATACAAAATCACTTTCCTGACGAAGAAGAGACAGAGTATGCCGGAATTCGGAGGGCTAATCTGGAAGGACGGAACTCATAGTGTGAGAAGTCCGATTGTGATCACTTGGTTATCGTTTGTTTGA
- the LOC111810215 gene encoding uncharacterized protein LOC111810215 isoform X1 — protein MFYSRDMSCYRKSKSAFDAFRNLSSKLFPELIRDSKSRISRGGHSFTARKMSNSYGFQSSSPIIQRFGRQVREKRRLYDPFFGDSKRFYYVDHYRVQHFKSRGPRRWFQDPRTVLVVVFAGSGVFITVYYGNLETIPYTKRRHFVLLSRAMERSLGESQFEQMKAAFKGKILPAVHPESIRVRLIAKDIIDALQRGLKQENVWSDLGYASEAAIGAPEGSGNETLMALRDSGAGKMEAKWYHEDEILDDKWVERSRKKGQKQGSQADISHLDGLKWEVLVVNEAVVNAFCLPGGKIVVFTGLLDHFRSDAEIATIIGHEIGHAVARHAAEGITKNLWFAVLQLILYQFVMPDIVNTVSTLFLRLPFSRRMEMEADYIGLLLIASAGYDPRVAPTVYERLGKVTGDSALRDYLSTHPSGKKRAQLLAQAKVMEEALSVYREVRAGRGVEGFL, from the exons ATGTTTTACTCTAGAGATATGAGTTGCTATAGAAAATCCAAGTCTGCATTTGATGCATTCCGGAACTTGTCTTCAAAGCTTTTTCCCGAGTTAATTCGAGATTCTAAGTCAAGAATTTCCCGCGGTGGGCATTCGTTTACGGCTCGAAAAATGTCTAATTCTTATGGGTTTCAATCGTCTTCTCCAATTATACAAAGATTTGGAAGACAAGTTCGAGAGAAGAGGAGGCTATACGATCCCTTCTTCGGTGATTCCAAGAGATTTTACTATGTCGATCACTACCGTGTCCAGCATTTTAAGTCCAGAGGACCTCGGCGATGGTTTCAGGATCCAAGAACCGTATTGGTTGTTGTGTTTGCGGGTTCTGGGGTTTTTATCACCGTGTATTATGGGAATCTAGAAACCATACCTTATACTAAACGAAGGCATTTCGTACTCTTGTCTAGAGCTATGGAGAGGAGCCTCGGGGAGTCGCAATTTGAGCAAATGAAGGCAGCTTTCAAGGGTAAAATATTGCCTGCTGTACATCCAGAAAGTATTAGAGTAAGATTGATAGCTAAGGATATAATTGATGCATTACAAAGAGGGTTGAAGCAAGAGAATGTTTGGAGTGATTTAGGGTATGCATCAGAGGCTGCGATTGGAGCCCCTGAAGGGAGTGGCAATGAGACATTGATGGCGCTTAGGGACTCTGGGGCTGGGAAGATGGAAGCTAAATGGTACCATGAAGACGAGATTCTTGATGACAAATGGGTCGAGCGCAGTAGAAAGAAGGGTCAGAAACAGGGGTCCCAAGCAGATATCTCGCATTTGGATGGATTGAAATGGGAGGTTTTGGTGGTGAATGAGGCAGTTGTTAATGCATTTTGCTTGCCTGGTGGGAAGATCGTTGTTTTCACGGGCTTGCTCGATCACTTCAGAAGTGATGCAGAAATCGCAACTATTATTGGTCATGAG atTGGGCATGCTGTGGCACGACATGCTGCAGAGGGCATCACAAAGAACCTTTGGTTTGCCGTTTTGCAACTCATCCTTTATCAATTCGTGATGCCTGATATTGTGAACACTGTGTCCACGCTTTTCTTGAGGCTTCCTTTCTCTAGAAG GATGGAAATGGAAGCGGATTACATTGGTCTGCTTTTGATTGCCTCTGCTGGATACGACCCGAGGGTTGCACCCACTGTGTATGAGAGGTTGGGTAAGGTGACGGGGGATTCCGCGCTGAGGGATTATCTTTCTACTCATCCAtcgggaaagaaaagagctcAGTTGCTAGCTCAAGCTAAGGTTATGGAGGAAGCACTTAGTGTTTACAGAGAAGTAAGAGCCGGACGTGGGGTTGAAGGCTTCCTATAA
- the LOC111810215 gene encoding uncharacterized protein LOC111810215 isoform X2 has product MSCYRKSKSAFDAFRNLSSKLFPELIRDSKSRISRGGHSFTARKMSNSYGFQSSSPIIQRFGRQVREKRRLYDPFFGDSKRFYYVDHYRVQHFKSRGPRRWFQDPRTVLVVVFAGSGVFITVYYGNLETIPYTKRRHFVLLSRAMERSLGESQFEQMKAAFKGKILPAVHPESIRVRLIAKDIIDALQRGLKQENVWSDLGYASEAAIGAPEGSGNETLMALRDSGAGKMEAKWYHEDEILDDKWVERSRKKGQKQGSQADISHLDGLKWEVLVVNEAVVNAFCLPGGKIVVFTGLLDHFRSDAEIATIIGHEIGHAVARHAAEGITKNLWFAVLQLILYQFVMPDIVNTVSTLFLRLPFSRRMEMEADYIGLLLIASAGYDPRVAPTVYERLGKVTGDSALRDYLSTHPSGKKRAQLLAQAKVMEEALSVYREVRAGRGVEGFL; this is encoded by the exons ATGAGTTGCTATAGAAAATCCAAGTCTGCATTTGATGCATTCCGGAACTTGTCTTCAAAGCTTTTTCCCGAGTTAATTCGAGATTCTAAGTCAAGAATTTCCCGCGGTGGGCATTCGTTTACGGCTCGAAAAATGTCTAATTCTTATGGGTTTCAATCGTCTTCTCCAATTATACAAAGATTTGGAAGACAAGTTCGAGAGAAGAGGAGGCTATACGATCCCTTCTTCGGTGATTCCAAGAGATTTTACTATGTCGATCACTACCGTGTCCAGCATTTTAAGTCCAGAGGACCTCGGCGATGGTTTCAGGATCCAAGAACCGTATTGGTTGTTGTGTTTGCGGGTTCTGGGGTTTTTATCACCGTGTATTATGGGAATCTAGAAACCATACCTTATACTAAACGAAGGCATTTCGTACTCTTGTCTAGAGCTATGGAGAGGAGCCTCGGGGAGTCGCAATTTGAGCAAATGAAGGCAGCTTTCAAGGGTAAAATATTGCCTGCTGTACATCCAGAAAGTATTAGAGTAAGATTGATAGCTAAGGATATAATTGATGCATTACAAAGAGGGTTGAAGCAAGAGAATGTTTGGAGTGATTTAGGGTATGCATCAGAGGCTGCGATTGGAGCCCCTGAAGGGAGTGGCAATGAGACATTGATGGCGCTTAGGGACTCTGGGGCTGGGAAGATGGAAGCTAAATGGTACCATGAAGACGAGATTCTTGATGACAAATGGGTCGAGCGCAGTAGAAAGAAGGGTCAGAAACAGGGGTCCCAAGCAGATATCTCGCATTTGGATGGATTGAAATGGGAGGTTTTGGTGGTGAATGAGGCAGTTGTTAATGCATTTTGCTTGCCTGGTGGGAAGATCGTTGTTTTCACGGGCTTGCTCGATCACTTCAGAAGTGATGCAGAAATCGCAACTATTATTGGTCATGAG atTGGGCATGCTGTGGCACGACATGCTGCAGAGGGCATCACAAAGAACCTTTGGTTTGCCGTTTTGCAACTCATCCTTTATCAATTCGTGATGCCTGATATTGTGAACACTGTGTCCACGCTTTTCTTGAGGCTTCCTTTCTCTAGAAG GATGGAAATGGAAGCGGATTACATTGGTCTGCTTTTGATTGCCTCTGCTGGATACGACCCGAGGGTTGCACCCACTGTGTATGAGAGGTTGGGTAAGGTGACGGGGGATTCCGCGCTGAGGGATTATCTTTCTACTCATCCAtcgggaaagaaaagagctcAGTTGCTAGCTCAAGCTAAGGTTATGGAGGAAGCACTTAGTGTTTACAGAGAAGTAAGAGCCGGACGTGGGGTTGAAGGCTTCCTATAA
- the LOC111810217 gene encoding embryo-specific protein ATS3B-like: MKRVLCFLLTSAFLLALLEATELLPESAESFNLTYIQQLASCSYSVVISTSCSSPTYTRDQISVSFGDAYGNQIYVPRIDDPSRRIFERCSSDTFSVSGPCAYQICYVYLYRSGPDAWIPTTVKISGPNSRPVTFNYNTAIPNDVWFGFNLCGHSSSSNRISSCIWFLYVSFVSILLLFL, translated from the exons ATGAAACGGGTTCTCTGTTTTCTGCTCACCTCCGCCTTTCTCTTGGCTCTCTTGGAAGCCACGGAATTGCTGCCCGAATCCGCTGAATCCTTCAATTTAACCTATATTCAG CAACTCGCGAGTTGTTCTTATTCGGTCGTTATATCAACTAGCTGTTCTTCGCCTACATACACAAGGGATCAGATCAGCGTTTCTTTCGGCGATGCTTATGGCAACCAG ATTTATGTGCCTAGGATTGATGATCCATCCAGAAGGATATTTGAAAGATGTTCCTCTGATACATTTAGCGTAAGTGGACCTTGTGCTTACCAAATATGCTATGTCTATCTTTATCGCTCTGGACCGGATGCCTGGATCCCAACAACGGTGAAGATCTCTGGTCCTAATTCTCGACCTGTCACGTTTAACTACAACACTGCCATACCAAACGACGTATGGTTCGGGTTTAACTTGTGTGGtcattcttcatcttctaaccGTATTTCAAGTTGCATATGGTTCTTATACGTTAGTTTCGTGTCTATTCTTCTgctttttttgtaa
- the LOC111810216 gene encoding embryo-specific protein ATS3B-like → MAMSLLSFFIFTFFSISAAVSSGSLPQPAPKSLTIGYIQKAGDCNYRVNITTSCSSPFHITAEIGVLFGDAHGNQIYEPKLEVESSKAFAKCSKDIFELTGPCTDQICFFYLYKNGSDDWIPETVEISSPDIDTVKYKYNSSIPDDTWDGFDDCQYFTSPPPPPPSPPAPSTAGHLRRLKGLAYVIPVLLSSAVL, encoded by the exons ATGGCGATGTCTctgctttctttcttcatctttaccttcttctccatttctgCCGCCGTATCATCCGGTTCTCTGCCTCAACCTGCTCCAAAATCCTTAACAATCGGCTATATTCAG AAAGCGGGAGATTGCAACTACAGGGTCAATATAACAACAAGCTGCTCTTCGCCTTTCCATATTACTGCTGAAATCGGCGTTCTGTTTGGGGATGCGCATGGAAATCAG ATATACGAGCCAAAGCTGGAAGTTGAAAGCAGCAAAGCATTTGCAAAATGCAGCAAAGACATTTTTGAATTGACAGGGCCATGCACAGACCAGATATGTTTCTTTTACCTTTACAAGAATGGATCGGACGATTGGATTCCAGAGACTGTAGAAATCTCCAGCCCTGATATTGACACTgttaaatacaaatacaacTCCTCAATTCCAGACGACACATGGGATGGCTTTGACGACTGCCAATACTTCACatcgccaccgccaccgccaccatCTCCGCCAGCCCCCTCCACAGCCGGCCATCTGCGGAGGTTGAAAGGGCTTGCTTATGTGATCCCTGTGCTTCTTAGCAGCGCTGTGCTGTGA